The Actinoplanes sp. N902-109 genomic interval CCACGGGAACCGGGCGGCCCGGTCCGAGCTGCGCGGTCGCCTGGGTGAGGAGGGTGGCCACGGCCGGGCCGGCCGCGGATGCCACGTGCAGGGCCGGGCCGGCGGGAGTGAGCACCACGGCGCCGTACACGGCGCGGTTGCGGATCGCGGCGTCGGCGTCCTCGACCACCTCGACGTCGAAGGCACCGGGGTGCGCGCTGCTCAACCGGGCTGCGAGCTGGTCCGCGGCCGGCTGTGGACCAGCTACGGCGAGGGGGAGGCCTCTCGGCTCCAGGTGGGCGGCCGGACCCGCGAACAGGGGCACGAGCAGGGCTTGGAGCACCACGACAGTCACTGCCACAGCGAGCGCGAGCGGGATCGCGCGGTTGCGAGCAACACGCTGGTTGCTTGCCGACCCTCCGCTGTCGGTGTCGCTCGGGTGGGAGTCGGCGGCGAGCCGGGTCTCGGACATGACGATCTCCTAAAACGAACACTCGCTCTCTTTAGGACGAGCGTGCGCTGTAGGGCGGCGCTCTGTCAAGAACGAGCGTTCGTTTTAGACTCGGCCCATGCCCCGCGTCTCCGAGGACCACCTCATCGCCCGCCGTGCGCAGATCCTGGCGGCGGCCCGCGCCTGCTTCCTGCGCAACGGCCTGCACAACACCTCGATGCAGGACCTGATCCAGGAGGCCGAGCTGTCCGTGGGCGCGGTCTACCGCTACTTCAAGTCCAAGGACGAGATCATCAGCGCGATCTCCGAGACGGTCGCGGGGGCGCTGGTCGCGTCGCTGCGCGAGATCGCGGAGGACGAGACATTGGACCTGATGGCGGCGCTGACCCGGGTCATCGATCTCATCGACCAGCAGGTCGCACCGGACGGCAACTTCCCGATGGCGGTGCAGGTGTGGTCCGAGGCCACCATCAACCCGCGGATCGGGGAGATCGTGCGGGAGCGCTATGCCGAGATGCGCAGCCCGTTCACCGCGCTGGCCGAGCGGGCGATCGCCCGGGGTGAGCTGGCGCCGGGCACCGACCCCGCGATGGTCGCCACCGCGCTGTTCGGGGTCATCCCGGGCTACGCCCTGCAACGCCAGCTCATCGGCAACCCCGACAAAGCCGCCTTCCTGGCCGGGATGCGCGCGCTACTGACCCGCTGAGGTGAGCTTGGCGGCGATGCGGGCGAAGCCGTCGCGCACCTCGGCCTCGGTGGGCGGCCGGCCGGGTGTGGTGCGGCGCGGTTCCCCGTCGCCGTAGGTCTCGGCGGCCAGCTCGTCCTCGTCCCCGCCGGTCTTGGCCAGCTCCACCTCGGCCCGGATCGCCGCCGCGTCGGCCAGCGGCAGCAGCGGCTCCACCACCGCCATCAGATCCTCGTCGGCGACGACGGCCTGGGCCAGAGCGAGCGCGTGCGGACGCTCGTACGGCCCGCAGACCAGCGGTTCCCACTCCTCGTCGTCGTCCAGCGCCCCGATGGTGATGATCCACGGCAGGTTCGCCACCGGGGAGTCCGGCGGCAGGTGCAACGTCACGAGAGTGCCCACGACGTTCATCATTCCGGGCGGTGGTGCCGAATCCAGGTATTTTGCCCCACCGGGGCAGTTTTATCGTCAGCTGACAGGTCCACCACGCGGCCGTGCGGGCTGGTCGCCGCCCAGGCCGCCCCGAACAGCAGCAGCTGGTTGAAGACGTACAGGTAGAAGAGCACGCCGACGGCGCTGGCCACCAGGCCGTACGCGGGATTGCGCTGGATCAGGCCGACGAAGGACTTGCCGACGGTGTTGAGCAGATAGATGCCGATGCCCACCTGCAGCACCGGCGGGACCATGCGTCGCACGGTCATCCGCAGCCGGGGCACCGCGGCCAGCAACGCCGCCGCGAGCAGCATGTCCAGTCCCAGCGTGAGGACTGTGCTGAACAGCGACAGCAGGAAGCCGGCGCGACCGTCGGCCAGCCACTCGAGCAGCTGCTCCAGGCCGTAGACGGCAGCCACCGTGATGATCAGCAGCAGCAGGATGCCGATCAGCACGATCAGGTCGACGGCCTGCCGGATGCCGAAGTAACCGGGTTGTTCGTTGAGCCGCCAGATCAGCCGTTGCGACGAGCGGATGGCCTCGATCCAGCCGATGCCGGTGAAGACCAGGCCGACGATGCCGACGATGCCCACGGTCTTGCCGCTGTCCAGGATCGCCTTCACGTCCAGGAACGGCAGGTTCTCGCGGAGGAACTGCTGGACCACGTCGAACAGCGCGACGTTCGAGGTGAGCAGGAAGCCGAAGACCGAGTAGCCGATCAGCACCAGCGCGAAGACGGCGAAGAAGCCGTAGTAGGCGATGGCCGCCGCCAGCCGCCCGCCGAGCACCTCGTCGTAGCGCAGCACCGCACGGCAGAAGTGGTCGAAGTACGGTGAGCGGAGCCGCAGCGCCATGATGCGTTTCTCGACCGCTGCGTACGCCCGGTCGATGGCGTTCACGCGCAGACCGTACCCAACAATGGCGCCGATCTACCGCAGGCCGCCCAGGGCATAGTCGCGGCGGCGCTGCCAGGGGCCCTCGCCCCCGGCGGCCAGGTCGTGCGAGAACAGCGTGAAGCCGGGCACCGGGAAGCGCGCCTCGAACTCGGCCAGGTCGTCGAAGACCGCGTCCAGCGCGGCGGGCGGCACGTCCTGGGCGACGGTCACGTGCGGGTGGTAGGGGAACCGGGAATCCCGCTCGATGTCGTCGGTGGCGGTGATGGCGGCGGCGAGCAGCTCGCACTCGCTGATGCCCACCGCCAGCGTCACGAAGACGACCTCGGTGATCGGCCGGAACGTGCCGGTGCCGCGCAGGTGGATGGTGAACGGCTGCTGCGCGGTGGCGACCGCGTCGAGATGTTTCTCGATGGCCGGCAACGCCGCGCTGCGTACCTCGGTCGGCCCGAGCAGGGTGACGTGCGCGGGGGTGTACGCCGCCTGCGGATCACCGGCCTCGGCCCGGCGCCGGGTGAGCAGCTCGCCCCACGGTTGCGGGATGTCGATCGCCACCCCGATGCGCGTGGTCGGGTCCGCTGCCGCCTGCTTCACCACCGGCGTCAGGCCCCGCGCGACGGGCTGAGGAAGCCGATGTGCTGGTAGGCCTGGGCCAGGGTGACCGCGGAGACGGCACGGGCCTTGTCCGCGCCGACGGCCAGGATCTTGTCGAGGTGCGCCGGGTCCTCCAGGTAGCCGCGGGTGCGCTCCTGGATCGGCTTGACGAACTCGACCACGATCTCGGCCAGGTCCTTCTTGAGGTCGCCGTAGCCGCGCCCGTCGTAGAGCTCGAGCAGTTCGTCTATGGTCCGCCCGGTGAGCGCGGCGTAGATGGTCAGCAGGTTGCTGATGCCGGGCTTGTTCTCCTCGTCGTAGAGGATCTCGCGGCCGGTGTCGGTCACCGCGGACTTGATCTTCTTGGCCGACCGGGACGGCTCCTCGAGCAGCTCGATGATGCCGTTGGGCGAGGACGCCGACTTGCTCATCTTGGCCGTCGGGTCCTGCAGGTCGGTGATCTTGGCGGTGTCCTTGACGATGTACGCCGAGGGCACGGTGAACGTCTTGCCGAACCGGGTGTTGAACCGCTGGGCCAGGTCGCGGGTGAGCTCGAGGTGCTGGCGCTGGTCCTCGCCGACGGGCACGGCGTCGGCCTGGTAGAGCAGGATGTCCGCGGCCTGCAGGATCGGGTAGGTGAACAGCCCGACGCTGGTGGTGTCCGAGCCCTGCTTGGCCGACTTGTCCTTGAACTGCACCATGCGCCCGGCCTCGCCGAACCCGGTGATGCAGCTGAGCACCCAGGCCAGCTGGGCGTGCTCGGGCACGTGCGACTGGACGAACAGCGTGCAGCGCTCGGGGTCGAGCCCGAGGGCCAGCAGCTGGGCCACCGACAGCCGGGTGCGGTTGCGCAAGGCCACCGGGTCGTGTCCGGCGGTGATGGCGTGCAGGTCGACGACGCAGTAGAAGGCGTCCGCGGTCTCCTGCATGGCCACCCAGTTGCGCACCGCGCCGAGGTAGTTGCCGAGGTGGAACGAGTCAGCGGTCGGCTGGATCCCGGACAGCACCCGGGGGCGGCGATCAGCGTCGGACATGAGCGCCATTCTGTCAGGAATACGGACCGGCAGACCAAGCCGCCCCCGTCCGCTGTCCGGTTCGGGACAGCCGACCAGGACGATGTTCAACTCTGTTGACTTGTGATCGAATTTGGTGGAATGTAGAGGCACAGGGTTGGGGCCTAGGCTGAGCTCCTCAGCAGACCGGAGGTCGTGAACGTGAAACTGCTCGTCACCGGAGGCGCCGGATACGTCGGCAGCGTCACCAGCAGACTCCTGCTGGACGCCGGGCACGAGGTCGTGGTGCTGGACAACCTCAGCATGGGCTTCCGGGAGGCGGTGGCTCCGGACGCCACGTTCGTGCAGGCCGACATCGCCGATGCGGCCCAGGTGCTGACCCCGGACGCGGGCTTCGACGCGGTGCTGCACTTCGCCGGGCTGATCCAGGCCGGCGAGTCGATGCACAAGCCCGAGCTCTACTGGGACCACAACGTCAAACGCTCGCTCGCCCTGATCGACGCGGTGCGGGCGGCCCGGGTGCCGCGTTTCATCTTCTCCTCGACCGCGGCGGTCTACGGCAACCCGACCGAGCTGCCGATCACCGAGGAAGCCACCAAGGCCCCGACCAACACGTACGGAGCCACCAAGCTCGCCTTCGACTACGCGCTGACCTCCGAGGCGTTCGCGCACGGGCTGGCCGCGGTGTCGCTGCGCTACTTCAACGTCGCCGGCGCGCTGATCCGCGAGGACGGCACCGCGATCGGGGAACGCCACGACCCGGAGACCCACATCATCCCGATCGCCCTGCAGGCCGCCGCCGGCAAGCGCGACAAGCTGCAGCTGTTCGGCGACGACTACCCCACCGCCGACGGCACCTGCGTGCGCGACTACATCCACGTCGTCGACCTCGCCCGGGCCCACCTGCTGGCGCTGGACGCCGCGACCGGCGGCGAGCACAAGATCTACAACTTGGGCAACGGCAACGGCTTCTCCAACCGCCAGGTCGTCGAGGCGGCGCGCGAGGTCACCGGCGCCGAGCTGCCGGTCGAGATCGCCCCGCGGCGGCAGGGCGACCCGGCCACCCTGGTCGCCTCGTCCCAGCGGGCCCGCGCCGAGCTGGGCTGGGCACCGGAGAAGAACACCCTGGCCGACATGATCGGGGACGCCTGGGCGTTCTACCGGTCGCACGTGGCGTGATCTGATCAGCGTCATGAGTGTCGCGTCCTCGGCCGAAGCCGCCTTCCAGAAGCACTACGGTTCCGCCCCCGCCGGCTTGTGGGCCGCCCCCGGGCGGGTCAACCTCATCGGTGAGCACACCGACTACAACGACGGTTTCGTGCTGCCGTTCGCGCTGCCTCAGCAAACCGTGGCGGCCGTCGCACCGGCGAGGGAGCCGGGCTGGACGGTGCACTCCGACCTGGCCGACGAGCCCGTGTCGTTCGGCACCACCGCCCCGGGTGACATCGGGGGCTGGGCCGCGTACGTGGCCGGGGTGGTGTGGTCGCTGCAGCAGGCGGGCTTCGACGTGCCGCCCGCGCGCATCGCGCTCAGCTCCGACGTGCCGCTGGGCTCCGGGCTGTCCTCGTCGGCGGCGCTGGAGTCGGCCGTGCTGACCGCGCTGACCGACC includes:
- a CDS encoding TetR/AcrR family transcriptional regulator, which translates into the protein MPRVSEDHLIARRAQILAAARACFLRNGLHNTSMQDLIQEAELSVGAVYRYFKSKDEIISAISETVAGALVASLREIAEDETLDLMAALTRVIDLIDQQVAPDGNFPMAVQVWSEATINPRIGEIVRERYAEMRSPFTALAERAIARGELAPGTDPAMVATALFGVIPGYALQRQLIGNPDKAAFLAGMRALLTR
- a CDS encoding YihY/virulence factor BrkB family protein, which produces MNAIDRAYAAVEKRIMALRLRSPYFDHFCRAVLRYDEVLGGRLAAAIAYYGFFAVFALVLIGYSVFGFLLTSNVALFDVVQQFLRENLPFLDVKAILDSGKTVGIVGIVGLVFTGIGWIEAIRSSQRLIWRLNEQPGYFGIRQAVDLIVLIGILLLLIITVAAVYGLEQLLEWLADGRAGFLLSLFSTVLTLGLDMLLAAALLAAVPRLRMTVRRMVPPVLQVGIGIYLLNTVGKSFVGLIQRNPAYGLVASAVGVLFYLYVFNQLLLFGAAWAATSPHGRVVDLSADDKTAPVGQNTWIRHHRPE
- a CDS encoding 2'-5' RNA ligase family protein, which translates into the protein MKQAAADPTTRIGVAIDIPQPWGELLTRRRAEAGDPQAAYTPAHVTLLGPTEVRSAALPAIEKHLDAVATAQQPFTIHLRGTGTFRPITEVVFVTLAVGISECELLAAAITATDDIERDSRFPYHPHVTVAQDVPPAALDAVFDDLAEFEARFPVPGFTLFSHDLAAGGEGPWQRRRDYALGGLR
- the trpS gene encoding tryptophan--tRNA ligase, translating into MSDADRRPRVLSGIQPTADSFHLGNYLGAVRNWVAMQETADAFYCVVDLHAITAGHDPVALRNRTRLSVAQLLALGLDPERCTLFVQSHVPEHAQLAWVLSCITGFGEAGRMVQFKDKSAKQGSDTTSVGLFTYPILQAADILLYQADAVPVGEDQRQHLELTRDLAQRFNTRFGKTFTVPSAYIVKDTAKITDLQDPTAKMSKSASSPNGIIELLEEPSRSAKKIKSAVTDTGREILYDEENKPGISNLLTIYAALTGRTIDELLELYDGRGYGDLKKDLAEIVVEFVKPIQERTRGYLEDPAHLDKILAVGADKARAVSAVTLAQAYQHIGFLSPSRGA
- the galE gene encoding UDP-glucose 4-epimerase GalE, whose translation is MKLLVTGGAGYVGSVTSRLLLDAGHEVVVLDNLSMGFREAVAPDATFVQADIADAAQVLTPDAGFDAVLHFAGLIQAGESMHKPELYWDHNVKRSLALIDAVRAARVPRFIFSSTAAVYGNPTELPITEEATKAPTNTYGATKLAFDYALTSEAFAHGLAAVSLRYFNVAGALIREDGTAIGERHDPETHIIPIALQAAAGKRDKLQLFGDDYPTADGTCVRDYIHVVDLARAHLLALDAATGGEHKIYNLGNGNGFSNRQVVEAAREVTGAELPVEIAPRRQGDPATLVASSQRARAELGWAPEKNTLADMIGDAWAFYRSHVA